A genomic region of Photobacterium swingsii contains the following coding sequences:
- a CDS encoding flagellar basal body-associated protein FliL, with product MMKSKLVNLVLLLTCVLFSPLSLAEEENAPAKPQYSYYTLAPDITTNYVTQGNRLGYLRLQVDLMVIDPSLVKIVEEHSPLIRDAIITIIGRQPEAKVKSLAGREEIRQACLDTVNELLIAETNQKLLTELLFTKYLYQ from the coding sequence ATGATGAAATCAAAACTCGTTAACCTTGTGCTACTGCTCACTTGCGTACTTTTTTCTCCACTTTCCCTTGCTGAAGAAGAGAATGCACCGGCGAAACCGCAATATTCGTATTACACGTTAGCGCCCGATATTACGACCAACTATGTTACCCAAGGCAACCGCTTAGGTTACTTGCGTCTACAGGTAGACCTGATGGTTATCGACCCAAGTTTGGTCAAAATCGTAGAAGAACATTCACCACTGATCCGCGATGCCATCATCACGATTATCGGCCGACAACCAGAGGCAAAAGTAAAATCACTGGCTGGGCGTGAAGAAATTCGCCAAGCATGTCTAGATACAGTAAACGAGCTATTAATCGCCGAAACCAATCAAAAGCTGCTGACAGAACTACTATTTACTAAGTATTTATACCAGTAA
- the lexA gene encoding transcriptional repressor LexA, with the protein MKPLTPRQQEVFELIKAKIEDSGMPPTRAEIARELGFRSANAAEEHLKALARKQVIEIIPGASRGIRLVASNDEPEEKGLPLIGQVAAGEPILAQEHVETHYEVDASLFKPHADFLLRVNGMSMKDIGIMDGDLLAVHKTQDVHNGQVVVARVDDDVTVKRLEKKGSQVLLHAENEDFAPIVVDLSQQHLSIEGIAVGVIRNSDWM; encoded by the coding sequence ATGAAGCCGTTAACGCCGCGCCAACAAGAAGTCTTTGAGCTAATCAAAGCAAAAATCGAAGATTCTGGAATGCCGCCAACACGCGCTGAAATAGCCCGTGAACTCGGATTCCGCTCTGCGAATGCTGCAGAAGAGCATTTAAAGGCACTTGCGCGTAAGCAAGTGATTGAAATTATTCCTGGTGCTTCACGAGGCATTCGCCTTGTGGCCAGTAATGATGAGCCAGAAGAGAAAGGATTACCGCTTATTGGCCAAGTGGCCGCAGGTGAGCCTATTTTGGCGCAAGAACACGTTGAAACACACTATGAAGTGGATGCCTCACTTTTCAAGCCACATGCTGATTTCCTACTGCGTGTAAATGGCATGAGTATGAAAGATATTGGCATCATGGATGGTGATTTACTGGCCGTACATAAAACCCAAGATGTGCACAATGGGCAAGTGGTTGTTGCTCGTGTTGATGATGATGTGACCGTGAAGCGTTTAGAGAAAAAAGGCTCACAGGTACTACTGCATGCTGAAAATGAAGATTTTGCACCGATAGTGGTCGATCTTAGCCAGCAACACCTGTCTATTGAGGGTATTGCGGTAGGGGTGATTCGCAATAGCGACTGGATGTGA
- the plsB gene encoding glycerol-3-phosphate 1-O-acyltransferase PlsB, with amino-acid sequence MSSWQKFYQKTLNLPLSLLVKTHSIPSNPVEDLALDLARPIIYILPFRSTTDLVTLRRSTKELGLPDPLAPLEIGDRTFNRFVFVADAPSIFGSDGELPPSSLTLFTELLELHKQDAELDIQLIPASILWGRKPGKETNHKPVLRALNGPEKMFTVLAHGRDCMVRLSSPVSLRYMADHHGIDNAIAHKLARVAKIHFSRQQLAASGPKLPDRQLLFKRLLASKAIEKVVEEEALSRDVPIEKVRKEAVDMMEEIAANFSYSLIRHGERILGWFWNRLYQGLNIHNAQRVRQLAQDGHEIVYVPCHRSHMDYLLLSYVLYKEGMVPPHIAAGINLNFFPAGPIFRRGGGFFIRRSFKGNRLYSTVFREYLAELFAKGYSVEYFSEGGRSRTGRLLPAKTGMLSMTIQAMLRGLNRPVTLVPVYIGYEHVMEVSTYAKELQGKRKEKENVGQVLRTLRKLRNFGQGYVNFGEPIPINQYLNDHAPDWHKDIDPIEPQRPHWLNPVVNSLAVKMMTHINDAAATNALTLCGLALLSSRQRALSREELEQQLACYLELLRNTPYSEQSTVPSEDAAELVAHAIEMDKFLVERDALGEIVSLDRQQSILMTYYRNNIIHLFALPSLIAHIVVQYQTLTVDEIHEQVEKLYPFLKAELFLRYEKEELGAVIDELIAELVRQRLLLNDGVHISMNNARIGPLQLLARTISETLQRYAIALTLLRAEPQMMKSDLEQQSQMMAQRLSRLHGINAPEFFDKGVFATLVKTLREEGYLNEECHAVSRPVEELADQLASMVSPEVKLTIHAVMSREEREITTD; translated from the coding sequence ATGTCAAGTTGGCAGAAATTTTATCAAAAAACACTCAATTTGCCGCTTTCTCTGCTGGTTAAAACGCATTCAATTCCGTCTAACCCAGTAGAAGATTTGGCGTTAGACTTAGCGCGTCCTATCATCTATATCTTACCCTTCCGTTCGACAACTGATTTGGTAACACTGCGTCGCAGCACAAAAGAGCTTGGCCTTCCAGACCCTCTCGCGCCGCTAGAAATAGGTGATCGCACATTCAATCGCTTTGTCTTTGTCGCAGATGCTCCAAGTATTTTTGGTAGCGATGGTGAATTACCGCCGTCGTCACTGACCCTGTTCACTGAACTGCTAGAGCTGCATAAACAAGATGCTGAGCTTGATATTCAGCTGATCCCTGCATCTATCCTATGGGGCCGTAAACCGGGTAAAGAAACCAACCATAAACCTGTTCTGCGTGCCCTGAATGGCCCAGAGAAAATGTTTACGGTATTAGCCCATGGCCGTGATTGCATGGTGCGCTTAAGCTCGCCAGTATCACTACGCTACATGGCAGATCACCACGGCATTGATAACGCGATTGCCCATAAGCTGGCGCGAGTGGCTAAGATCCACTTCTCACGCCAACAACTGGCTGCATCAGGCCCGAAATTACCCGATCGTCAATTGCTGTTTAAGCGTCTATTAGCGTCGAAAGCCATTGAAAAAGTGGTCGAAGAAGAAGCGCTAAGCCGTGATGTTCCGATCGAGAAAGTGCGCAAAGAAGCCGTCGATATGATGGAAGAAATTGCCGCGAACTTCTCTTACTCGCTGATCCGACACGGCGAGCGTATTCTGGGTTGGTTCTGGAACCGCTTGTACCAAGGCTTGAACATTCACAATGCCCAGCGTGTACGCCAGTTAGCACAAGACGGCCACGAGATTGTGTACGTGCCTTGTCACCGTAGCCATATGGACTACTTACTACTGTCTTATGTACTGTACAAAGAAGGCATGGTGCCACCCCATATTGCGGCGGGTATTAACCTGAACTTCTTCCCTGCAGGCCCTATCTTCCGTCGTGGCGGTGGCTTCTTCATTCGTCGTAGCTTTAAAGGCAACCGCCTGTACTCCACGGTTTTCCGTGAATACTTGGCAGAACTGTTTGCCAAAGGCTATTCCGTTGAATACTTCAGTGAAGGTGGCCGCTCTCGTACAGGTCGTTTGCTACCGGCTAAAACGGGCATGCTGTCAATGACCATTCAAGCCATGCTACGTGGTCTTAACCGCCCTGTTACCCTAGTGCCTGTGTACATAGGTTACGAGCACGTGATGGAAGTCAGCACTTACGCCAAAGAGCTGCAAGGTAAGCGTAAAGAGAAAGAGAACGTCGGCCAAGTGCTACGAACGTTACGTAAACTGCGTAACTTCGGCCAAGGATACGTGAACTTCGGTGAACCTATCCCAATTAATCAATATCTAAACGATCACGCACCTGATTGGCACAAAGATATCGATCCGATTGAGCCGCAACGCCCACACTGGTTAAACCCTGTCGTGAACAGCCTTGCTGTGAAAATGATGACTCACATTAACGATGCAGCAGCCACCAATGCCCTCACCTTGTGTGGCCTTGCATTACTGTCATCACGTCAGCGTGCGCTAAGCCGTGAAGAGCTTGAACAACAGCTGGCTTGTTACTTAGAGTTACTGCGCAATACGCCATATTCCGAGCAGAGCACAGTACCTTCTGAAGATGCTGCAGAGCTGGTTGCCCACGCAATCGAAATGGATAAGTTCTTGGTTGAGCGTGATGCATTGGGTGAAATTGTTTCACTTGATCGCCAGCAGTCAATCTTGATGACCTACTACCGCAACAACATCATTCACTTGTTTGCGCTGCCATCCTTGATCGCCCATATTGTGGTGCAATACCAAACGCTGACAGTCGATGAGATCCACGAGCAAGTTGAAAAACTGTACCCCTTCTTAAAAGCAGAATTATTCCTGCGCTATGAAAAAGAAGAATTAGGGGCAGTGATTGATGAGCTGATCGCAGAACTGGTTCGCCAACGCCTATTGCTCAATGACGGCGTTCATATTTCGATGAACAATGCCCGCATTGGTCCACTGCAACTGCTCGCGCGTACCATTTCTGAAACGCTGCAGCGCTATGCGATTGCATTAACGCTACTGCGTGCTGAACCGCAAATGATGAAGAGCGATTTAGAACAGCAAAGCCAGATGATGGCACAGCGTCTAAGCCGCCTACACGGTATCAATGCGCCAGAGTTCTTCGATAAAGGTGTATTCGCTACGCTGGTGAAAACCTTGCGTGAAGAAGGCTATCTTAACGAAGAGTGCCATGCGGTTTCACGTCCCGTAGAAGAATTGGCCGATCAGTTAGCAAGTATGGTTTCGCCTGAAGTGAAACTCACTATCCACGCGGTCATGAGCCGCGAAGAGCGTGAAATCACTACCGATTAA
- a CDS encoding chorismate--pyruvate lyase family protein: protein MSKFKQLYKPLLDGAKWQLPDHLGIEGTEIGHWLLEQESLSRRFQRHCDAFTVSLIEQVKIPRSALKDDERALIGDADCLMRKVILQGDGQPWVFARTLIPISTLTGQESDLEQLGEMPLGFRVFTDRSARRDALEVADVGTAHQPLWARRSRLWINEKPLLVAELFLAQAPIYTKESQC, encoded by the coding sequence ATGTCGAAATTCAAGCAGTTGTACAAACCCCTATTAGATGGTGCTAAGTGGCAATTACCGGATCACTTAGGCATTGAGGGCACCGAAATCGGGCATTGGTTGCTTGAACAGGAGTCATTGTCACGTCGCTTTCAGCGCCATTGTGACGCATTTACTGTGTCGCTGATTGAGCAGGTTAAGATTCCTCGTTCTGCGTTAAAGGATGATGAACGCGCATTGATTGGTGATGCCGATTGCCTGATGCGAAAAGTGATATTACAAGGTGATGGCCAACCTTGGGTATTTGCGCGCACCTTGATCCCGATTTCTACGCTAACAGGGCAGGAAAGTGACCTCGAACAATTAGGCGAAATGCCTCTGGGCTTTCGTGTTTTTACCGATCGTAGCGCCCGCCGCGATGCGTTAGAGGTTGCCGATGTTGGTACGGCACATCAGCCTTTGTGGGCACGCCGTTCTCGCTTATGGATAAACGAAAAACCTTTGCTGGTGGCTGAACTGTTTCTTGCGCAGGCCCCTATCTACACCAAGGAGAGTCAATGTTAG
- a CDS encoding DeoR/GlpR family transcriptional regulator, whose product MKQSKRHQEIIDLVKTQGYVSTDDLVDRFNVSPQTIRRDLNEMAADNKIRRHHGGATIPSSSVNTSYSTRKVMQLAEKDRIAQAMASHIPDGATLFIDIGTTPEAVARALLDHNDLRVVTNNLNVASILTGKDDFRVILAGGEVRNRDGGIVGEATLDFISQFRLDFGIMGISGIDLDGSLLDFDYHEVRVKQAIIENSRCVMLGVDHTKFGRNAMVNLGDISQIDMLFTDQQPPQELNKRVVEHEIHLEIIA is encoded by the coding sequence GTGAAGCAGAGCAAACGTCATCAAGAAATTATCGATCTTGTGAAAACACAAGGCTATGTCAGTACCGACGATTTAGTCGATCGCTTTAACGTCAGCCCACAAACAATCCGTCGTGATTTAAACGAGATGGCGGCTGACAACAAAATTCGCCGTCACCATGGTGGCGCGACCATTCCTTCGAGTTCCGTTAATACTTCGTACAGCACCCGTAAAGTGATGCAATTGGCTGAAAAAGACCGCATTGCTCAAGCAATGGCATCTCACATTCCTGATGGTGCGACTTTATTTATTGATATTGGTACCACCCCTGAAGCGGTTGCCCGTGCTTTGCTGGATCACAATGATCTGCGCGTGGTGACAAACAACCTGAATGTCGCGAGTATTCTGACGGGGAAAGATGATTTCCGCGTTATTTTGGCGGGTGGTGAAGTGCGTAACCGTGATGGCGGTATCGTCGGTGAAGCGACCCTCGATTTCATTTCACAATTCCGATTAGACTTCGGGATTATGGGTATCAGTGGCATCGACCTTGATGGCTCCTTGTTAGACTTTGATTACCATGAAGTTCGTGTCAAACAGGCCATTATTGAAAATAGCCGTTGCGTCATGTTGGGGGTCGACCACACTAAATTTGGTCGTAATGCTATGGTGAATTTAGGTGATATTAGCCAAATAGATATGCTGTTCACCGATCAGCAACCGCCACAAGAATTGAACAAACGTGTTGTTGAGCATGAAATTCATTTAGAGATTATTGCTTAA
- a CDS encoding class I SAM-dependent methyltransferase, protein MGSPVRYKIPPKLLQPLWLRSRESMDDNGLIYDPVAAAACSQCHLVPDCLSGNITERQLLHATLTLQCDKVVLQFLRRNPNGYVVNVGAGLDTRFYRLDNGRCRWFELDTDENLLWRERLFHKSERYTMRNGSVTELSWLKALPAMNTVPVLLLCDQALLQCTEQHLAQFIQRIGCHFSKLEACVVLAGDASDSVLAQKMGTEKYQHGFADPGQQIINWLPWAELVSCQSPFDHPCGRWRSWQRWVAKMGSLKYRLTPVVVHFRL, encoded by the coding sequence ATGGGCAGTCCAGTTCGCTACAAGATACCACCTAAATTACTGCAGCCGCTGTGGCTGCGTAGCCGTGAAAGCATGGATGATAACGGCCTTATCTATGATCCTGTTGCTGCGGCAGCATGCAGTCAATGTCATCTTGTTCCAGATTGTTTATCGGGCAATATCACTGAGCGGCAGTTGCTTCATGCAACCCTGACTTTGCAGTGTGACAAGGTGGTCTTACAGTTCTTGCGCCGTAACCCTAATGGCTATGTCGTTAATGTGGGAGCTGGGTTAGATACCCGATTTTACCGCCTAGATAACGGAAGATGTCGCTGGTTCGAGTTAGATACCGACGAAAATCTCCTGTGGCGCGAGCGTCTTTTCCATAAAAGTGAGCGCTATACCATGCGTAATGGATCGGTAACAGAGTTGAGTTGGCTCAAGGCATTACCTGCCATGAATACTGTCCCCGTTTTGTTATTGTGCGATCAGGCCTTATTGCAATGCACTGAGCAACACTTGGCGCAATTTATTCAGCGTATTGGTTGTCACTTCAGCAAACTTGAAGCGTGCGTGGTCCTCGCTGGGGATGCCAGTGATTCGGTGTTGGCGCAAAAAATGGGCACAGAAAAGTACCAACATGGCTTTGCCGATCCAGGCCAACAAATTATTAATTGGTTACCTTGGGCCGAGCTAGTGAGTTGTCAGAGCCCGTTTGACCACCCATGCGGGCGCTGGCGTTCATGGCAGCGCTGGGTTGCTAAGATGGGTAGCCTAAAATATCGCCTGACTCCTGTTGTTGTTCACTTCCGTCTGTAA
- the glpG gene encoding rhomboid family intramembrane serine protease GlpG, which translates to MHRLVGLPNPRQGQAFIDYMASRGITIQMASEPEGVFALWLADSQHLVEVEAELAAFIADPYAKRYAAASWDVAESRTAKFYYQNPSLLKMVKTQAGPFSLSVMVVVITIYVLWFLGFRQPIFALTHFPTMQGDEWQLWRYFSHALIHFSTLHIVFNCLWWWILGGQLEQHSGSGKLLQVFLFSALISGFAQFWLHGPNFGGLSGVVYALMGYIWWLGWLAPERGLVLPKPYVIFMLAWLVIGFAEPFGMSIANMAHLFGLLSGCALGFIDAKRAPSHA; encoded by the coding sequence ATGCATCGGTTAGTCGGACTTCCCAACCCTCGCCAGGGACAAGCCTTTATTGATTATATGGCCTCCCGCGGTATTACCATCCAGATGGCATCAGAGCCTGAAGGGGTCTTTGCCTTGTGGCTAGCTGATAGTCAGCATTTGGTTGAAGTGGAAGCTGAACTGGCTGCGTTTATTGCGGATCCTTATGCAAAACGCTATGCCGCAGCATCATGGGATGTTGCGGAAAGCCGTACCGCTAAGTTCTATTACCAGAACCCCAGTTTGCTCAAGATGGTAAAAACCCAAGCAGGTCCGTTTAGCTTGTCGGTGATGGTGGTTGTGATCACCATTTATGTCTTGTGGTTTTTAGGCTTTCGTCAGCCTATCTTTGCTCTGACGCATTTTCCGACCATGCAAGGTGATGAATGGCAGTTGTGGCGCTATTTTTCTCATGCGTTGATCCACTTCTCGACGCTGCACATTGTTTTTAACTGCTTGTGGTGGTGGATTCTTGGTGGCCAGCTAGAGCAACACAGTGGCAGTGGTAAATTACTTCAGGTCTTCTTGTTTTCAGCGTTGATCTCTGGGTTTGCTCAGTTTTGGTTACATGGACCTAATTTTGGTGGCTTATCGGGCGTGGTGTATGCCTTGATGGGTTACATCTGGTGGCTAGGTTGGCTCGCGCCTGAGCGGGGATTAGTGTTACCCAAGCCTTATGTGATCTTTATGTTGGCATGGCTGGTGATAGGGTTTGCTGAACCCTTTGGCATGTCGATAGCGAATATGGCGCATTTGTTCGGTTTGTTGAGCGGGTGCGCATTGGGCTTTATTGATGCCAAACGAGCACCAAGTCATGCTTAA
- the ubiA gene encoding 4-hydroxybenzoate octaprenyltransferase, producing MLAMTKAKAYCQLARFDRPIGSLLLLWPTLWALFLAADGFPNWEVLIVFVLGVIFMRAAGCVINDYADRNFDGHVKRTAHRPMPSGKVSEREALGLFGLLVLVSFLLVLTMNTLTIMLSVVGLLLAAAYPFMKRYTHLPQLVLGMAFGWSIPMAYAAQSGELPPAAWLLFLANITWTIAYDTQYAMVDRDDDLKVGIKSTAILFGRFDKMIVGGLQFATLGLLIAVGMVLSLSQVYYWFLLLASGLFVYQQLLLRDREREPCFQAFLNNNYVGMLICIGIGWSVCF from the coding sequence ATGTTAGCGATGACTAAGGCGAAAGCGTATTGTCAACTTGCCCGATTTGATCGACCAATTGGCAGCTTGTTGTTACTTTGGCCGACACTATGGGCACTGTTTCTCGCCGCTGATGGCTTTCCTAATTGGGAAGTGCTGATTGTTTTTGTGCTTGGGGTGATTTTCATGCGTGCCGCAGGCTGTGTGATTAATGATTACGCTGACCGTAACTTTGATGGCCATGTAAAGCGGACCGCCCACCGCCCGATGCCATCGGGTAAAGTGTCGGAACGTGAAGCCTTGGGCTTGTTTGGCTTATTGGTACTGGTCTCGTTTTTATTAGTGCTCACCATGAATACCTTAACCATCATGTTGTCGGTGGTGGGGTTGTTATTGGCGGCGGCATACCCGTTCATGAAGCGCTATACCCATTTGCCGCAGTTAGTGTTGGGAATGGCATTTGGTTGGTCTATTCCGATGGCATACGCTGCCCAGTCGGGAGAGTTACCGCCAGCAGCTTGGTTGCTGTTTTTAGCCAATATTACTTGGACAATTGCCTACGATACGCAATATGCCATGGTTGATCGCGATGATGATTTGAAAGTCGGGATTAAGTCGACTGCGATTTTGTTTGGTCGTTTTGACAAGATGATTGTGGGTGGTTTGCAATTCGCGACCCTAGGGTTATTGATCGCTGTGGGTATGGTGCTGTCGTTGAGTCAGGTGTATTACTGGTTCCTACTGCTCGCCTCTGGTTTGTTTGTCTACCAGCAATTATTACTGCGAGATCGCGAACGTGAACCTTGTTTTCAGGCGTTCTTGAATAATAACTACGTGGGTATGTTGATTTGTATCGGTATTGGTTGGAGCGTTTGTTTCTAA
- the glpD gene encoding glycerol-3-phosphate dehydrogenase, which yields MVVERNEVLDVIVVGGGINGAGIAADAAGRGLKVGLYEASDFASATSSASSKLIHGGLRYLEHYEFRLVGEALAEREVLLRKAPHIARPMRFRLPHRPHLRPSWMIRAGLFLYDHLGKRTTLPASEGLKFGADSVLAPEITRGFEYSDCWVDDARLVILNAMETAEKGGEVRNRCRVEQAVRDGDIWRVTILDTQTNQTFERRSHALVNAAGPWVKAFFDHSLAQASPRNIRLIKGSHIVVPRVHDQPQAYILQNEDNRIVFVIPYLDRFSIIGTTDVEYQGDPREVAIDENEINYLLDVYNNHFKKSLQRADVVWTYSGVRPLCDDESDSPQAITRDYTLELDQEGQNAPLLSIFGGKLTTYRKLAEAAMNHLSPFFSQMKPSWTADSYLPGASAQFNREHAQQQLMLQCPWLDNFTVDRWLTNYGERALHLVADVTDKDQMGADFGQGLTGRELDYLVAHEFVQTAEDALWRRSKLGLYLSQEQQQAVAEYLKAHVPQAEAAA from the coding sequence ATGGTAGTAGAACGCAATGAAGTGCTCGACGTAATTGTTGTCGGTGGTGGTATTAATGGAGCGGGTATTGCCGCCGATGCTGCTGGCCGTGGCTTGAAAGTGGGTTTGTATGAGGCCAGTGATTTTGCTTCTGCTACTTCATCGGCAAGTTCGAAGTTAATTCATGGTGGTTTACGTTACTTAGAGCATTATGAGTTTCGTTTGGTGGGTGAAGCCTTGGCTGAGCGTGAAGTGCTATTACGTAAGGCTCCACACATTGCCCGCCCGATGCGCTTTCGTTTACCTCATCGTCCTCACCTTCGTCCTTCTTGGATGATCCGTGCGGGGTTATTTCTGTATGACCACCTTGGTAAGCGCACAACGCTACCAGCGAGTGAAGGCCTTAAGTTTGGTGCCGATTCGGTATTAGCTCCTGAGATCACCCGTGGTTTTGAGTACTCAGATTGTTGGGTTGATGATGCCCGCTTAGTGATTTTGAATGCGATGGAAACCGCAGAAAAGGGCGGAGAGGTCCGTAATCGTTGCCGTGTTGAACAAGCCGTACGTGACGGTGATATTTGGCGTGTCACTATCTTGGATACGCAAACGAATCAAACGTTTGAGCGTCGCTCTCACGCACTCGTCAATGCTGCTGGCCCTTGGGTGAAAGCCTTCTTTGATCACAGCCTAGCGCAAGCCTCACCGCGTAATATTCGCTTAATTAAAGGCTCACACATAGTGGTGCCACGCGTACACGATCAGCCGCAAGCCTATATTTTGCAAAATGAAGATAACCGTATCGTCTTTGTGATCCCGTATTTAGACCGCTTTTCGATTATTGGCACCACGGATGTTGAATACCAAGGCGATCCGCGTGAAGTGGCGATCGATGAAAATGAAATTAACTACTTGCTGGATGTCTACAACAATCATTTTAAAAAGTCGTTGCAACGTGCCGATGTGGTGTGGACCTACAGCGGTGTACGTCCACTGTGTGATGACGAATCTGACTCGCCGCAGGCCATTACCCGTGATTACACCTTAGAGCTGGATCAAGAGGGGCAGAATGCACCCTTATTATCTATCTTTGGTGGCAAGTTAACGACCTATCGTAAACTGGCAGAGGCGGCCATGAACCATCTATCGCCTTTCTTCTCTCAGATGAAACCCTCGTGGACGGCAGATTCATACTTGCCGGGGGCGAGTGCACAATTTAACCGTGAGCATGCTCAGCAACAACTTATGCTGCAATGCCCTTGGTTAGATAATTTTACGGTTGATCGCTGGTTGACGAACTATGGCGAACGCGCATTACACTTGGTTGCCGACGTGACGGATAAAGATCAAATGGGGGCTGACTTTGGTCAGGGCCTTACTGGACGTGAGTTGGATTACTTGGTGGCACACGAATTTGTCCAAACAGCGGAAGATGCGTTATGGCGTCGGAGCAAACTGGGCCTATACCTATCGCAAGAGCAACAGCAAGCGGTGGCTGAATACCTGAAAGCCCATGTGCCACAAGCTGAGGCTGCTGCGTAG
- the glpT gene encoding glycerol-3-phosphate transporter has product MFGLFRPAAHIERLGGDQIDPVYKRLRWQLFAGIFFGYAGYYLVRKNFSLAMPFLIEEYGYSRGELGVALAAVSIAYGLSKFLMGNVSDRSNPRYFLAAGLTMSALVMLCFGFMPWATGSIAAMFILLFLNGWFQGMGWPACGRTMVHWWSRKERGEIVSVWNVAHNVGGGLIGPMFLLGLWAFNDDWRSAFYVPAFFAILVAVFSLLVMRDTPQSCGLPSIEEHKNDYPDSYDESHEKEMTAKEIFFKYVFNNKLLWFIAIANAFVYLIRYGVLDWAPVYLSEVKHFTVDKSSWAYFLYEWAGIPGTLLCGWMSDKFFKGRRAPAGILFMALVTVAVLVYWFNPPGNPSIDMMALVAIGFLIYGPVMLIGLYALELAPKKAAGTAAGLTGLFGYLGGAVAANAILGYTVDHFGWDGGFLVLTASCGLSIFFLTLALVGEKKIEHDHHVTEQNA; this is encoded by the coding sequence ATGTTTGGCTTGTTTCGTCCTGCTGCTCATATAGAGCGGTTAGGCGGCGATCAAATTGATCCCGTCTATAAGCGCCTTCGTTGGCAATTATTTGCTGGTATTTTCTTCGGTTATGCCGGTTATTACCTAGTACGTAAAAACTTCAGTTTGGCAATGCCATTCCTTATTGAAGAATATGGTTATAGTCGCGGTGAGCTGGGTGTTGCCTTAGCCGCTGTATCAATCGCTTACGGTTTATCCAAATTTTTGATGGGGAATGTGTCTGACCGTTCAAACCCTCGCTACTTTTTAGCCGCAGGTTTGACCATGTCCGCACTGGTGATGTTGTGCTTTGGCTTTATGCCATGGGCGACAGGCAGTATCGCTGCGATGTTTATCCTCTTGTTCCTTAACGGTTGGTTCCAAGGTATGGGCTGGCCTGCTTGTGGACGAACCATGGTGCACTGGTGGTCGCGCAAAGAGCGTGGTGAGATAGTATCCGTTTGGAACGTTGCCCATAACGTGGGTGGTGGTTTGATTGGTCCTATGTTCCTACTGGGTCTGTGGGCGTTTAACGATGACTGGCGTTCTGCTTTCTATGTGCCTGCTTTCTTTGCAATCTTGGTTGCTGTATTCAGCTTATTGGTAATGCGTGATACACCGCAATCTTGTGGTCTGCCTTCAATCGAAGAGCATAAAAATGACTACCCAGATAGCTACGATGAATCACATGAAAAAGAGATGACGGCGAAGGAAATTTTCTTCAAGTACGTTTTCAATAACAAACTGCTTTGGTTCATTGCGATTGCGAATGCGTTTGTTTACTTGATTCGCTACGGCGTATTGGACTGGGCACCGGTTTACCTAAGCGAAGTGAAACACTTTACGGTGGATAAATCATCGTGGGCATACTTCCTTTACGAGTGGGCAGGTATTCCAGGTACGCTATTGTGTGGTTGGATGTCGGATAAATTCTTCAAAGGCCGTCGTGCACCTGCTGGTATTCTGTTCATGGCATTGGTGACAGTGGCAGTATTGGTTTACTGGTTCAACCCACCGGGTAACCCGTCAATCGATATGATGGCGCTAGTTGCAATCGGCTTCTTGATTTATGGTCCAGTTATGTTGATTGGTCTATACGCACTAGAGCTAGCACCGAAGAAAGCAGCGGGTACGGCAGCTGGCCTAACAGGTCTATTTGGTTACCTAGGTGGTGCTGTAGCAGCGAATGCTATCTTAGGTTACACCGTTGACCACTTTGGTTGGGATGGTGGCTTCCTTGTACTGACAGCATCGTGTGGTTTATCTATTTTCTTCCTAACACTGGCATTGGTGGGTGAGAAAAAAATCGAGCATGACCATCATGTAACAGAACAAAATGCATGA